Proteins from one Malaya genurostris strain Urasoe2022 chromosome 2, Malgen_1.1, whole genome shotgun sequence genomic window:
- the LOC131428970 gene encoding uncharacterized protein LOC131428970: MKLTRKSIIAIRDTGLIPIALVMDQSTTNQKMIREAGGTAEHPIIQVDNEDIAVMFDPPHLLKNARNALYKYNAVFEDQIASFNHIKLLFETDVASTLRLAPKLLYKAIQLPPFSKMNVSIATRTLSESCAIAIRHYVEIGSLPTAALQSASFIALHDKLFDTFNSKERYVNSIGKPYRTPITDNSVHLKFLEETQRVFKTMYYTVNTCFNIKTAKKLSRALTSAQKRPVYLKGFIGNINALKWIWNTLKEQYSCNYLCTNPLCQDCLENFFSEIRRRCGFNEAPNAFQFCTAFKYAMISSSKSSNISNDGMNCENDRLPFFLNEEDLEETFTAVSNTPTFDFEPLNVDAPYQFLAKDINALIYIIGAAVHKLPHARCRSVLKIEQDNASSHNEDYAFCKLKSQFSFRQINIPNNKLTTENIDTEFLKLKINVDLLKLFTIYA, encoded by the exons ATGAAGCTCACAAGAAAAAGTATTATTGCTATTCGTGATACCGGACTCATACCGATAGCTCTGGTGATGGATCAGTCTACAACAAATCAAAAAATGATTCGTGAAGCTGGCGGAACTGCTGAACACCCAATAATACAAGTTGACAACGAAGATATAGCCGTTATGTTTGATCCACCCCATTTGTTGAAAAATGCACGAAATGCACTTTATAAGTACAACGCTGTATTCGAAGACCAGATAGCCTCATTTAATCACATCAAGCTTCTTTTTGAAACTGACGTGGCATCCACGTTGCGTTTAGCTCCCAAACTTCTTTATAAAGCTATTCAACTTCCACCGTTTTCGAAAATGAATGTTTCTATAGCAACACGTACGTTAAGCGAATCATGTGCTATTGCCATTCGACATTATGTGGAAATAGGATCACTACCAACAGCAGCACTACAATCAGCGTCTTTCATCGCACTCCACGATAAACTATTCGATACATTCAATTCGAAAGAACGTTACGTGAATTCAATTGGCAAG CCTTACAGAACTCCAATAACAGACAATTCTGTGCATCTTAAATTTCTAGAGGAAACACAACGAGTCTTCAAGACAATGTACTATACTGTAAATACGTGCTTCAACattaaaaca GCAAAAAAATTGTCCAGAGCACTAACTAGTGCCCAAAAACGTCCGGTATACCTTAAAGGTTTTATAGGGAACATCAACGCTTTGAAGTGGATTTGGAACACGCTAAAAGAACAATACAGCTGCAATTATTTATGCACAAACCCACTGTGCCAGGACTGCTTggagaactttttttctgaaattcgacgcCGTTGTGGGTTTAATGAAGCTCCTAATGCTTTCCAAttttgcactgcatttaaatatGCCATGATATCATCCAGTAAATCAAGTAACATCTCCAATGATGGCATGAATTGTGAGAACGATAGGCTTCCATTTTTCCTGAACGAGGAAGATCTTGAAGAAACTTTCACGGCGGTGTCAAACACTCCCACATTTGATTTCGAACCATTAAATGTTGATGCACCCTATCAGTTCCTCGCGAAGGACATAAACGCATTGATATATATCATTGGAGCAGCAGTTCATAAACTGCCTCATGCAAGATGTCGTTCAGTGTTGAAAATTGAACAGGATAACGCTTCCTCGCATAATGAAGATTACGCGTTTTGcaaattaaaatctcaattttcttTTCGTCAGATTAATATTCCTAACAACAAACT TACGACTGAAAACATCGATACCGAATtcctaaaattgaaaattaacgTCGATCTACTGAAACTGTTTACGATCTATGCATAA
- the LOC131427128 gene encoding uncharacterized protein LOC131427128 isoform X2, which yields MKLTRKSIIAIRDTGLIPIALVMDQSTTNQKMIREAGGTAEHPIIQVDNEDIAVMFDPPHLLKNARNALYKYNAVFEDQIASFNHIKLLFETDVASTLRLAPKLLYKAIQLPPFSKMNVSIATRTLSESCAIAIRHYVEIGSLPTAALQSASFIALHDKLFDTFNSKERYVNSIGKPYRTPITDNSVHLKFLEETQRVFKTMYYTVNTCFNIKTAKKLSRALTSAQKRPVYLKGFIGNINALKWIWNTLKEQYSCNYLCTNPLCQDCLENFFSEIRRRCGFNEAPNAFQFCTAFKYAMISSSKSSNISNDGMNCENDRLPFFLNEEDLEETFTAVSNTPTFDFEPLNVDAPYQFLAKDINALIYIIGAAVHKLPHARCRSVLKIEQERFLA from the exons ATGAAGCTCACAAGAAAAAGTATTATTGCTATTCGTGATACCGGACTCATACCGATAGCTCTGGTGATGGATCAGTCTACAACAAATCAAAAAATGATTCGTGAAGCTGGCGGAACTGCTGAACACCCAATAATACAAGTTGACAACGAAGATATAGCCGTTATGTTTGATCCACCCCATTTGTTGAAAAATGCACGAAATGCACTTTATAAGTACAACGCTGTATTCGAAGACCAGATAGCCTCATTTAATCACATCAAGCTTCTTTTTGAAACTGACGTGGCATCCACGTTGCGTTTAGCTCCCAAACTTCTTTATAAAGCTATTCAACTTCCACCGTTTTCGAAAATGAATGTTTCTATAGCAACACGTACGTTAAGCGAATCATGTGCTATTGCCATTCGACATTATGTGGAAATAGGATCACTACCAACAGCAGCACTACAATCAGCGTCTTTCATCGCACTCCACGATAAACTATTCGATACATTCAATTCGAAAGAACGTTACGTGAATTCAATTGGCAAG CCTTACAGAACTCCAATAACAGACAATTCTGTGCATCTTAAATTTCTAGAGGAAACACAACGAGTCTTCAAGACAATGTACTATACTGTAAATACGTGCTTCAACattaaaaca GCAAAAAAATTGTCCAGAGCACTAACTAGTGCCCAAAAACGTCCGGTATACCTTAAAGGTTTTATAGGGAACATCAACGCTTTGAAGTGGATTTGGAACACGCTAAAAGAACAATACAGCTGCAATTATTTATGCACAAACCCACTGTGCCAGGACTGCTTggagaactttttttctgaaattcgacgcCGTTGTGGGTTTAATGAAGCTCCTAATGCTTTCCAAttttgcactgcatttaaatatGCCATGATATCATCCAGTAAATCAAGTAACATCTCCAATGATGGCATGAATTGTGAGAACGATAGGCTTCCATTTTTCCTGAATGAGGAAGATCTTGAAGAAACTTTCACGGCGGTGTCAAACACTCCCACATTTGATTTCGAACCATTAAATGTTGATGCACCCTATCAGTTCCTCGCGAAGGACATAAACGCATTGATATATATCATTGGAGCAGCAGTTCATAAACTGCCTCATGCAAGATGTCGTTCAGTGTTGAAAATTGAACAGGAACGCTTCCTCGCATAA
- the LOC131427128 gene encoding uncharacterized protein LOC131427128 isoform X1, translating into MKLTRKSIIAIRDTGLIPIALVMDQSTTNQKMIREAGGTAEHPIIQVDNEDIAVMFDPPHLLKNARNALYKYNAVFEDQIASFNHIKLLFETDVASTLRLAPKLLYKAIQLPPFSKMNVSIATRTLSESCAIAIRHYVEIGSLPTAALQSASFIALHDKLFDTFNSKERYVNSIGKPYRTPITDNSVHLKFLEETQRVFKTMYYTVNTCFNIKTVKKNLGLFELITYTKHINYFQAKKLSRALTSAQKRPVYLKGFIGNINALKWIWNTLKEQYSCNYLCTNPLCQDCLENFFSEIRRRCGFNEAPNAFQFCTAFKYAMISSSKSSNISNDGMNCENDRLPFFLNEEDLEETFTAVSNTPTFDFEPLNVDAPYQFLAKDINALIYIIGAAVHKLPHARCRSVLKIEQERFLA; encoded by the exons ATGAAGCTCACAAGAAAAAGTATTATTGCTATTCGTGATACCGGACTCATACCGATAGCTCTGGTGATGGATCAGTCTACAACAAATCAAAAAATGATTCGTGAAGCTGGCGGAACTGCTGAACACCCAATAATACAAGTTGACAACGAAGATATAGCCGTTATGTTTGATCCACCCCATTTGTTGAAAAATGCACGAAATGCACTTTATAAGTACAACGCTGTATTCGAAGACCAGATAGCCTCATTTAATCACATCAAGCTTCTTTTTGAAACTGACGTGGCATCCACGTTGCGTTTAGCTCCCAAACTTCTTTATAAAGCTATTCAACTTCCACCGTTTTCGAAAATGAATGTTTCTATAGCAACACGTACGTTAAGCGAATCATGTGCTATTGCCATTCGACATTATGTGGAAATAGGATCACTACCAACAGCAGCACTACAATCAGCGTCTTTCATCGCACTCCACGATAAACTATTCGATACATTCAATTCGAAAGAACGTTACGTGAATTCAATTGGCAAG CCTTACAGAACTCCAATAACAGACAATTCTGTGCATCTTAAATTTCTAGAGGAAACACAACGAGTCTTCAAGACAATGTACTATACTGTAAATACGTGCTTCAACattaaaacagtaaaaaaaaatttgggcctaTTCGAACTCATTACTTATACCAAACATATTAATTATTTTCAGGCAAAAAAATTGTCCAGAGCACTAACTAGTGCCCAAAAACGTCCGGTATACCTTAAAGGTTTTATAGGGAACATCAACGCTTTGAAGTGGATTTGGAACACGCTAAAAGAACAATACAGCTGCAATTATTTATGCACAAACCCACTGTGCCAGGACTGCTTggagaactttttttctgaaattcgacgcCGTTGTGGGTTTAATGAAGCTCCTAATGCTTTCCAAttttgcactgcatttaaatatGCCATGATATCATCCAGTAAATCAAGTAACATCTCCAATGATGGCATGAATTGTGAGAACGATAGGCTTCCATTTTTCCTGAATGAGGAAGATCTTGAAGAAACTTTCACGGCGGTGTCAAACACTCCCACATTTGATTTCGAACCATTAAATGTTGATGCACCCTATCAGTTCCTCGCGAAGGACATAAACGCATTGATATATATCATTGGAGCAGCAGTTCATAAACTGCCTCATGCAAGATGTCGTTCAGTGTTGAAAATTGAACAGGAACGCTTCCTCGCATAA